A single region of the Triticum dicoccoides isolate Atlit2015 ecotype Zavitan chromosome 2B, WEW_v2.0, whole genome shotgun sequence genome encodes:
- the LOC119367641 gene encoding cell wall integrity and stress response component 1-like, which produces MRFACFGGAAAVADEAVAATTTHRTPRRRWRFFFGSKGEKSPSTGTKRITSPGRRATDYVAYDMIAASAGKSSSVPSSSALSTASSLDSASSSSSSSRSCSRSSSSSSLCLEVVPTPAKKRPDEKRSPAVGVAAVLVCLLMMMFCGRLVATLLTTAVLCFFPRTWPPARARAAESLLLVASSPEHGTASRRQAETIKTKAVMDGFLARNRKK; this is translated from the coding sequence ATGAGGTTCGCGTGCTTCGGCGGTGCGGCGGCCGTGGCCGACGAGGCGGTGGCTGCGACGACGACTCACCGGACTCCTCGCCGCCGGTGGCGGTTCTTCTTCGGTAGCAAGGGCGAGAAGTCGCCGTCGACGGGGACCAAGAGGATCACGTCGCCAGGCCGCCGGGCAACGGACTACGTTGCATACGACATGATCGCTGCCAGCGCGGGGAAGTCGTCGTCCGTGCCGTCCTCGTCCGCGCTCAGCACCGCGTCGTCGCTggactcggcctcctcctcgtcctcctcctcccgctcctgctcccggtcctcctcctcctcctcgttgtgcTTGGAAGTGGTGCCAACGCCGGCGAAGAAGCGGCCGGACGAGAAGAGGTCGCCCGCGGTCGGCGTGGCGGCGGTGCTGGTGtgcctcttgatgatgatgttctgCGGCCGGCTCGTGGCCACGCTGCTTACCACCGCGGTGCTCTGCTTCTTCCCGCGAACATGGCCGCCTGCCAGGGCCAGGGCGGCCGAGAGCCTGCTGCTGGTTGCGTCGTCGCCGGAGCACGGCACGGCGTCGAGGAGACAAGCGGAGACGATCAAGACCAAGGCGGTTATGGATGGGTTCCTTGCGAGGAACCGCAAGAAGTGA